The following coding sequences are from one Eleginops maclovinus isolate JMC-PN-2008 ecotype Puerto Natales chromosome 11, JC_Emac_rtc_rv5, whole genome shotgun sequence window:
- the serpinf1 gene encoding pigment epithelium-derived factor → MKRATFLLVCGVALSFCRAQSDSGGEEAGAEEEHVELFTTPATKMGAATSDFGYNLFRALAGREPSTNIFLSPISVSVALTQLSMGGSERAERQLFRALRYHTLQDPQLHSTLKDLLASVRTPGKGLSTAVRIYLSRRIRPKQEFLALVEQQYGVLPKSLLGGPKDVSEINTWVSQETGGKVQRLLTKPLLRNAGVHTVSAAYFKGKWATRFGQSGVMENFQVDGAAPVRVPMMQQDNYPVKMGADSDLSCTIAQIQMQDDVSMFVFLPDAVTSNTSLLEESLTAEFVQDLSMTLLPAQVSLSLPALRLSYSTDLLPLLGDLGLSDWLADTDLEKISTLAAKLGSVNHKVAMETAPEGNQYPSGGAPAYLAYRVDRPFLFLIRDETSGALLFIGRVVNPKALTI, encoded by the exons ATGAAGCGAGCAACCTTCCTTCTGGTGTGTGGAGTCGCACTGAGCTTCTGTCGAGCTCAG TCGGACTCTGGAGGCGAGGAGGCTGGAGCGGAGGAGGAACATGTGGAGCTCTTCACCACGCCGGCCACCAAGATGGGCGCCGCCACCTCGGACTTCGGCTACAACCTGTTCCGCGCTCTGGCTGGCCGTGAACCCTCCACCAACATCTTCCTGTCTCCCATCAGCGTGTCGGTGGCGCTGACTCAGCTCTCCATGG GAGGGTCTGAGCGGGCTGAGCGGCAGCTGTTCCGGGCCCTCAGGTACCACACCCTGCAGGACCCCCAGCTCCACAGCACCCTGAAGGACCTGTTAGCCTCGGTCCGGACGCCTGGGAAAGGCCTGAGTACAGCGGTTCGGATCTACCTGTCTCGCC GCATTCGTCCGAAGCAGGAGTTCCTCGCCCTGGTGGAGCAGCAGTATGGAGTTCTTCCCAAGTCTCTGTTGGGAGGACCCAAAGACGTGTCCGAGATCAACACCTGGGTGTCTCAGGAGACCGGTGGGAAGGTGCAGCGCCTCCTGACAAAGCCCCTCCTCCGAAACGCTGGAGTCCACACCGTGAGCGCCGCCTACTTCAAAG GGAAGTGGGCGACCCGCTTCGGTCAGAGCGGAGTGATGGAGAACTTCCAGGTGGACGGTGCGGCACCTGTCCGCGTTCCCATGATGCAACAGGATAACTACCCCGTGAAGATGGGCGCCGACTCGGACCTGAGCTGCACG ATCGCTCAGATCCAGATGCAGGATGATGTCAGCATGTTCGTCTTCCTGCCGGACGCCGTGACGTCCAACACCTCGCTGCTGGAGGAGAGTCTGACAGCGGAGTTCGTGCAGGACCTGTCCATGACGCTACTTCCCGCCCAGGTGTCGCTCTCGCTGCCCGCCCTGAGGCTCAGCTACTCCACCGACCTGCTGCCACTGCTCGGCGACCTGG GACTCTCTGATTGGCTCGCGGACACGGACCTGGAAAAGATCTCCACCCTGGCCGCCAAGCTCGGCAGTGTCAATCACAAGGTCGCCATGGAGACGGCACCCGAGGGGAACCAGTACCCGAGCGGCGGCGCCCCGGCCTACCTGGCCTACCGCGTAGACCGGCCCTTCCTGTTCCTGATCCGGGACGAGACGTCGGGGGCGCTGCTGTTCATCGGCAGGGTGGTCAACCCCAAAGCCCTGacaatataa